One Antarctobacter heliothermus DNA segment encodes these proteins:
- a CDS encoding sugar phosphate isomerase/epimerase family protein, which translates to MTPLRIGACLQASEIAPHRDWLFDAERDVEIQDFMSHAALTSEFEERIAAAVKALDGHSGRRGIHGPFEGLDIDNKDAELRPLITKRFLKALEAADRIGARQMVLHSPYTLWYQNNLLASPHYAEKKLTRIHEIMAPVVRSAETHGITLVIENIHDVDPATRRKMVESFGSDAIALSIDTGHAQLARRMTGAPPVDYFVRDAGDRLAHVHLQDLDGFADRHWPPGEGEIEWAAVFAALSDCNATPHLVLELQDPEKIPQGFGHLQALGLAC; encoded by the coding sequence ATGACTCCGCTAAGGATCGGCGCCTGCTTGCAAGCGTCCGAAATCGCCCCGCATCGCGACTGGCTATTCGACGCAGAGCGCGACGTCGAGATTCAGGACTTTATGTCCCATGCGGCGTTGACCTCCGAGTTTGAGGAGCGGATCGCAGCCGCAGTCAAGGCACTGGACGGGCATAGCGGTCGGCGTGGCATTCATGGCCCGTTCGAGGGTCTGGACATCGACAACAAGGATGCCGAGTTGCGCCCGCTTATCACCAAACGGTTCCTCAAGGCGCTGGAGGCCGCAGACCGCATCGGCGCACGGCAGATGGTTCTGCATTCGCCTTATACGCTGTGGTATCAGAACAACCTGCTGGCGTCGCCGCACTATGCGGAAAAGAAGCTGACGCGCATCCACGAAATCATGGCCCCGGTGGTCCGTTCTGCCGAGACCCACGGTATCACACTGGTGATCGAGAACATCCATGACGTGGACCCGGCCACGCGGCGAAAAATGGTCGAAAGCTTTGGCTCGGACGCCATTGCCCTGTCTATCGACACCGGACACGCCCAGCTTGCGCGACGCATGACTGGCGCTCCGCCGGTGGACTATTTTGTCCGGGACGCGGGTGACCGTTTGGCACATGTGCATCTGCAAGATCTGGACGGCTTTGCAGATCGCCACTGGCCCCCCGGCGAGGGCGAAATCGAATGGGCAGCTGTGTTTGCGGCCTTGTCCGACTGCAATGCGACCCCCCATCTGGTTCTGGAACTGCAAGACCCGGAGAAGATCCCGCAGGGCTTTGGCCATCTTCAAGCGCTTGGGTTGGCCTGCTGA